One Oncorhynchus keta strain PuntledgeMale-10-30-2019 chromosome 34, Oket_V2, whole genome shotgun sequence genomic window, agtAGGGGTTAGTGTTAGCGGTTAGGGTTATCTAAAAGGTTGGGGGAAGGGGTAGCTAACATGCTAGGGTTGTAGGTGATGAGATACAAACGTGCAACCTTTGAGTTGCTAGACGTTCGCATTATATGCCCACCCATCCACTCCAACCAACCACCCTCCTTACATTTTTGTAACTATACCAAACATAACatgtcatactaatttgagtgtcctggatttacgtttactatgtctagtctatgagagcAGTCTGAGAGACTAAAGGAAGAGGCTTTAGGAATGTAAAAAATGTGCAGATAACGTTAATCTGAAACACTACCTGTTGTTGAGATGCAGTGGTCCTCGTCTCCCAAGCAGCTCAGAGTGCTCATGCAGTCCGTTCCGATACAGGTGAAGCATGTCTTGCCATTAGGAAGGCCTTTAGTGGGCTCTAAAGGATAGGTGATTGCACTTTTCACTCCCAGCTCACCACAAATCAAAATAGATGAATTATATTCCTTATAATAGCCTATTCAGTGGCGACCTGTTATTCAGAACATTTTTTTGAGACCCACATTTTTTGCAAAAAAGTAAAGTAggaaatacatttgtaaaaaaatgcatgcatgttattttggcattaatacgagtatcatatcagtttgcaaacaatgtaaaaatatgtatatattattaagTTAATAAAGCCGCCTACAAACATGATCTCGTTTTTGTTTTCTTTAGTAAatcagctccaaaatgcaggtgtttcagcctagatcCGTGCTTtctatggtggtggggcaagccagcaatAATTGGCTcattgttctgtcactcatggggacactacgtcacggCCAAGTAGTAAGGGTAGACATAGAAAATTGAAGCCCTTTGGCTCCTGCCATAGAATTACATTAGTAGTGCCCTTCCAataaggctcaaggtcattggccacagaaaaAAATTATGCCAAATCAtgttatatgtacagtaccttttgattggactgatcatgtcatcGTCTTACTTTCAAAATCCTTGCCAtatgtcatatgaagagaaataatgaagagaaatcgTGTCTGCTTacatgccccctttatttatcataTGGtgctgacttggtgtacagggaaaacactgtaagaatggcccatgttctgaattctgtcccTGCACATTTCAAAAGTACTGACCAactagttatattgactatgtcaGTCCTGGCTCGCTCAAAATTATCCCCTTGTCGTCCCCTTATAGGAACcccatttgtttaagcaagtcagcttTATgaactatgttttttttaaaggcattaAATGAGGCTGATGGACTGTTtccctgccagacaaggctccgctggcTTTATGTAGACCTAACCGTTTGTGGTCACccttatagtgcaattaatgtattgtttggAGTTGTTGTGTAGTGACTgcttgccccaccaagatttacatgctaaaatcgccacggAGCCTATTTAAATTATTCATCTTCCGCTATGTTGAAAACACGCGGCAGCCGTAGGGAGACATACCAATTTAATAATTGACATACTCTAGTTGATCAACTCAAACTTTCCTCATGGAACTATCAATTAAAATTATTCATTTCAATTCAGCCTTTCAACATGCTATTAAATTGAATGTTTTAATAGTAGCATTTATTGGAAACTAACAGCCTATAATTCTCATTGAGATAGTTACCAGGGACGCTTTGGGAGTTGCAGAGGTCCGTATTGCAGCATTTGCTGGCGATCGTTGTGCGCGCGATTCCGAAGTTCACTGATGTACTGAGACACCCAGCAGACACCGCGCAAGACTTCGCGTTGATATCCAATACTTTTCTATCACCTTGAAATGGAAAGAAGAGGTCGAGGCAAGCAAAAAAAACATACAGGTTAAAAAACGTTAAAAATGTAACCTAAATATTTGTTTTATCGTTAGGCTCAAATGTATGACCTAAATTAACCCGCCATTAATTTACCCGCATAGGATATGATCCGCGAGCTTCCACATTGGGCTGGATAAAGACAGTCAGTCTGCTTGTCGGTGCATGCTCCTGATTCTCCGGGTGTGCACTCAAAGCATTTGAGTGAATATGCTGAGAAGGTGAAAAGTTACAGCATCCGAttatttaaaattatttttataAATGATCAAGGAGATAATAGACTAAAACGTGGACAATGTTTTCTTTGGTTGAAATGCATTTGTCATTCAAAAGGTAAATTCATCAATTCTGTTGAAGTTATTTATTGCTTCATTTTAGTAAAACTGTGGGCTATAGGCTAAGCTGAAATTGCAAAAAAAGTTCAATAATTGCTGAACTTGATCTTCAAAGCAGAATTAATACATTTCCATATTTAGAGATGTTTTAAATAAATGATAATCGAAATGCATGTTAACCGTAGGCTATAACCTAAATAGTCCTCTTACCTTTGGGAAGAAGCACGCTCACGAGGATGGGTACAATAAGGTGCATTTTGATTTGGAGCTGAAGGAGGTGAAATGATATAGGGTGTGTCGAGTTACAGCATTTATCTGTTATCATTTAGAGGTGTGGTTTGAATACAGTCTTCTGTTTGCCCAACACATACCATTTATAGAATGTGGTAATATCTTTTGAATTTTCATATTTGTTTTCTGTGGTTTTACATCCTGTAATTAAAATTCATTAACTTTTTTTCACTGCTTGGTGTTCTGCAAAACCTTCACAATTTCAAAATAAATGTCAAATTAACATTATTTTCTGCCTTTTTGCATAGTGCACatttaaagtaatgttctcaGATTGTTACAAGAAAGTtaagaaacaatgttcttctgtgggaatttcagtacttcagcataacatttCCTACACATTTCATTGTGGTTCTATTTAAAATAATGTCTCAGAACgttcagagaatgttaagaaaGTTCTTCTGTtagaatttcagtacttcagcatcaCGGTTTTGGCAGGTTTTACTCATGgctctatttaaagtcatgttctcagaacattaagaactttatatacattttttttgagTGAACGATGCATAACCAAACtaatttccatgtgtcctattTTTGATTGGAGTTCAAAACCATTAACTgaagctagcagtgttattaaaagtaTTTTTGAAACATTTTCACAGGACATTATTGAATTACTTTCAAATAACCTATCATATTCGTTCTCAGAATGTTAATAAAAGCTCCCATGAAAACTTACTCACAACAAGTAAGTTCTCAACATCTCTGCCTCATATTGACACAATCACTGTTTGCAGCAACTGGTTGTGGTCTGCCTTCTGTGTcaacttaaatctgtttttttGTAACTCTTTTTGCAAGTGGTCTGCATACCCGTCTCCCTGAGCATGGTTATGCCCATGTATGGAAACAAAGCCGCCTATAGGCTGTTTGCCTTGTGCCTTGAGGCTGACAGCTGTTCATCATCCAGACAAGAAACACAGTAGTAAGTCTAGTGAACCTTGACTGATTCAgattttgctgtgttacagcccgaattcaaaattgattcaatataTTATATCtatccacaataccccataatgacaaagtgaaaacatgttacatttacattacatttaagtcatttagcagacgctcttatccagagcgacttacaaattggtgcattcaccttatgacatccagtggaacagccactttacaatagtgcatctaaatattttaagggggggggggggtgagaaggattactttatcctatcctaggtattccttaaagaggtggggtttcaggtgtctccggaaggtggtgattgactccgctgtcctggcgtcgtgagggagtttgttccaccattggggggccagagcagcgaacagttttgactgggctgagcgggaactgtacttcctcagtggtagggaggcgagcaggccagaggtggatgaacgcagtgcccttgtttgggtgtaggtcctgatcagagcctggaggtactgaggtgccgttcccctcacagctccgtaggcaagcaccatggtcttgtagaggatgcgagcttcaactggaagccagtggagagagcggaggagcggggtgacgtgagagaacttgggaaggttgaacaccagacgggctgcggcgttctggatgagttgtaggggtttaatggcacaggcagggagcccagccaacagcgagttgcagtaatccagacgggagatgacaagtgcctggattaggacctgcgccgcttcctgtgtgaggcagggtcgtactctgcggatgttgtagagcatgaacctacaggaacgggccacccccttgatgttagttgagaacgacagggtgttgtccaggatcacgccaaggttcttagcgctctgggaggaggacacaatggagttgtcaaccgtgatggcgagatcatggaacgggcagtccttccccgggaggaagagcagctccgtcttgccgaggttcagcttgaggtggtgatccgtcatccacactgatatgtctgccagacatgcagagatgcggtcgccacctggtcatcagaagggggaaaggagaagattaattgtgtgtcgtctgcatagcaatgataggagagaccatgtgaggttatgacagagccaagtgacttggtgtatagcgagaataggagagggcctagaacagagccctgggggacaccagtggtgggagcgcgtggtgaggagacagattctcgccacgccacctggtaggagcgacctgtcaggtaggacgcaatccaagcgtgggccgcgtcggagatgcccaactcggagagggtggagaggaggatctgatggttcacagtatcgaaggcagctgataggtctagaaggatgagagcagaggagagagagttagctttagcagtgcggagcgactccgtgatacagagaagagcagtctcagttgaatgactagtcttgaaacctgactgatttggatcaagaaggtcattctgagagagatagcgggagagctggccaaggacggcacgttcaagagttttggagagaaaagaaagaagggatactggtctgtagttgttgacatcggagggatcgagtgtaggttttttcagaaggggtgcaactctcgctctctcgaagacggaagggacgtagccagcggtcagggatgagttgatgagcgaggtgaggtaagggagaaggtctccggaaatggtctggagaagagaggaggggatagggtcaagcgggcaggttgttgggcggccggccggcacaagacgcaagatttcatctggagagagaggggagaaagaggtcagagcacagggtagggcagtgtgagcagaaccagcgttgtcgtttgacttagcaaacgaggatcggatgtcgtcgaccttcttttcaaaatggttgacgaagtcatctgcagagatggaggggggggggaggattcaggagggaggagaaggtggcaaagagcttcctagggttagaggcagatgcttggaatttagagtggtagaaagtggctttagcagcagagacagaggaggaaaatgtagagaggagggagtgaaaggatgccaggtccgcagggaggcgagttttcctccatttccgctcggctgcccggagccctgttctgtgagctcgcaatgagtcgtcgagccacggagcgggaggggaggaccgagccgacctggaggataggggacatagatagtcaaaggatgcagaaagggaggagaggagggttgaggaggcagaatcaggagataggtttgagcagagggaagagatgataggatggaagaggagagagtagcgggggagagagagcgaaggttgggacggcgcgataccatccgagtaggggcagtgtgggaagtgttggatgagagcgagagggaaaaggatacaaggtagtggtcggagacttggagttggagttgcaatgaggttagtggaagaacagcatctagtaaagatgaggttgagcgtattgcctgccttgtgagtagggggggaaggtgagagggtgaggtcaaaagaggagaggagtggaaagaaggaggcagagaggaatgagtcaaaggtagacgtgggaaggttaaagtcgcccagaactgtgagaggtgagccgtcctcaggaaaggagcttatcaaggcatcaagctcattgatgaactctccgaggggacctggagggcgataaatgataaggatgttaagcttgaaagggctggtaactgtgacagcatgaaattcaaaggaggcgatagacagatgggtaaggggagaaagagagaatgaccacttgggagagatgaggatcccggtgccaccaccccgctgaccagaagatctcggggtgtgcgagaacacgtgagcggacgaagagagagcagtaggagtagcagtgttatctgtggtgatccatgtttccgtcagtgccaagaagtcgagggactggagggaggcataggctgagatgaactctgccttgttggccgcagatcggcagttccagaggctaccggagacctggaactccacgtgggtcgtgcgcgctgggaccaccagattagggtggccgcggccacgcggtgtggagcgtttgtatggtctgtgcagaatgtttttagacatttattacaattgattgaaaatgaaatacagacatTCAattgaagtcgggagtttacaaacaccttagccaaatacatttaaaatcactttttcaccattcctgacatttaatcctaataaaaattacctgtcttaggttagttaggatcaccactttattttaagaatgtgaaatgtcagaataatagttgagtgatttatttcagcttttatttctttcatcacattcccagtgggtcagtgggtcagaagtttacatacactcaattagtatttggtagcattttgATGACTCGCAggtcagacgaaaagtcaaaaaaatgaattacagtttgtagaaacatgtcaaacgatgtatataatcTATCTttgggatgtttttaacataaattttcaataatgtttcaaccggagaattcctttgtcttcagaaatacGATGGAACACAGGTCGCTCTCACGGGAGCGagcgtgatcagctcatgccagacatctgactcaaagagctctccttccctcattcttcacagtagaagcatcaaacaaggttctaaagactgttcacatctagtggaagccttagggtgtgcaatatgaccccaaagacactgtatattggataggcaaacctacaaacctcagatttcccacttcctggttggatttttttctcaggtttttgcctgccatatgagttctgttacactgacagacatcattcaaacagttttagaagctttggagtgttttctatccacatctactaataatatgcatattttagcTTCTGGGattgagtagcaggcagtttaatctGGACACCTTaatcatccaagctactcaatactgcccccagccataaaaaagttaacatacagtatgtatctgaCTCAGGTTTGTTAGATCTCTCCACTGTAGTATCTGATTTGTGATGAGCTCCACCCCCTGCTCATGGCATATTCTGCTCCCAAGTGCTTCAATTTGACCTGCACCTGGTTCAAGGCGTTCCTCCCGAACGTTAACTACTTTCTTTCTCTATTTATTTAGTTTATTAATCACAGCAGTGATTAATGTGACTATCACTCACATAGACTTCTTGGCATGGTAAATGATGCATGATTCAATTCCTGCTGACTAACGTGTATTGGTTTTGTAAGTGCTTGTATACTTTTCAATACATTACACTAAAAGGTGTGGTCTCCATGTTTCCAAGACTTATAGCTAAAAGTCTTGAACTTGTCTCAAATATATCTATTCTGACACAAACCTGTCTTCTCTAATGGGTGAAGATTTCTGCAGTTTCACAATAAATGGGAGTTTTCCCTTCTGTTCTCGATCCAACAAGGATCATTGAGGTTTAGAATAATCTAATAATATTTCTCCCAGAGATGTCATGAGCACTCAAGAAATCTGACCACCCATGTAATCAAATAACAATAATTGTATATTTCTGGACAAAAAGTAAAGTGAATTTAAACACTTCACCCTAGTTgttcctgtaagtcactctggataataaTGGCAGCTAAATGACTGGAATGTAAATGTATTTGTCCAATAGAACAAAATTGAACATGTGCAAAGCATACACATAATATACACAGTATTGCATCCTAATGAGTGATGAAGGGACACATAAAAATGGAACAGGAAGCCAAGTAACACAAACGCATACAACACTTTGCCCCTGAACTGAAGGTAATATGCAAAATATTTACAAATGATTTGGTTGGTGATAGTTTGTCACACTGCTGTTTTTACATTCACTTTCTCTGCAAATGAGCCCTTAAGTTTCTATTCCTTTAGTTACATTTCCAGTCAAAACTTCAAACCGAACCATGTGACAAGCCCTACTTTTGAATTGAGAAACCCTGACCAACTTTCATTTCTTCCAATGTGTGGTCTATAACCCACATGCATTTAAGATTCTGTTTCTTTAAGTTATGTTTTGTGTCATGAGCCTGTTTTACAACTTCCTGCAAAAAATAGCGGGCTCTGTCTGTGTTGCTCctatttgttattgtttgaatCCGGGAAGACGATCTGGATCCCAGTCAGAGGAAAACACCTCTTTTTGCAACCCAGTCTCTAATTAATGATGTATTATATTGTAACAACCCTGGGTTTATAAACGCGGATATCGACTGTGCCAATTGAGCATGCTTTTTACGGTCTATCAACTGTGCCCCAAAAGCATGCTCAAGGGGCAGAGTCACTATCTGctcttataaacccagggtcttTACACAGCTCCCTCCTTTCATAGAGCGTGTCATAGTTTGCAACTCAATGTTTTACAGGAATGGCTCACTGGCCAAGCACACGCACGTTCGTGGATTAGCGAATTTgctttggctaacgttagctattagcTGTGTACAATGCCAGAGGATTGTTTAAAAGAGAAACTCACATATACTACTATGAGATAGTACTCCCTTATTTCTGTTTATCATCACCTTTTATAAAATGGCAATGCCTTGCGAGCCGGATTACTTTTCCAGtcgaagcactgtttcctgaagcattctGCCCTATTCTGAAATAATTCCCTGGGAATACTGTCATGCTGTGGATGTTTGGTTAGGAAGTGTCGTTATATGAATTTGTTCGTTTTGATCGAGTCATTACTCATTTACCAACagatggcacagtgatgccaTCTGTTGGTAAATGTTTATTACTGCAACTCTTGTGTTTTACCGGGGTGCGTGAGATACCCGGATGTGTTGTGATGTACTGAACAAGACTGGTTACTCGCGTCAATGCCTCTGTCTCGTCATTTAACATTCATGGTGTCAGAGTCGGATAATTAACCATGCTTTCCGCAAATTAGAGTCACCTGTTCTGGTTTACCAAACAAATGCTTATTTGTGTAAAATTTCGCCTGGAATTGGCCTTAGCTAGAGTGAGTTTGCTAGTTAGCTTCAGTGTTGTTTTCACCGGTTAGACATGGCAGTGGAGACATGCCGTGCAGCAGAGCTTACTGGTATACGGATAAGGTGGAGCTAGAAATCCAACATATGGACAATGTCAATGCTACATTCAGGCAGCCAGTAAAGAAATTACCCTTTGCCAcagctaatgctaatgctaatagTACAGCCAACTCTGCAGTAGACAACCCCAATACATGCTGATATTGTGGCATTTCTCATGGACGAGGAAAAGAACACTGCCCAGCCTATGGTAAAATATGCTAATCCTGTGGTACAGCTAATCACTTCAAGGGTCTGCATGAAAAGCAAGAGAAAGGAGGGTAAAGTGCACTCCATGGAAACAAACACAGATGAAGGGAACGACAGCACAGAGGATGTACATGCTAGTGAGTGCATAGGGGCAGTGAGGGCAATGGGGCAAAAGTGGTTTGTCACTCTGCTACTTAATAATAAACCACAGCAATGCCAGCTAGATTCAGGGGCCACATGCAACGTTATGAGCCTTAAAGACAGAAGGAGGCTAGCGCCCAGAGACAAACTCACAGAGTAGCACCAAGCTGAAACTGTATTCAGGCCAGTTCATGACCTCTTTAGGCCTGTTTGTGACAAGAGTGCGACTTTCACATTACATTATGCCCATGTTGGAGGATGTTCTTTACAAGCTCCCAAAGGCCAGAGTCTTCACGCTCGTGGATGCCAGAGATGCCTTCCTGCAGTGCAAGCTCGACGAGCCCAGCAGCTACATGAACACCTTTTGGACACCCTGGGGCAAGAAGAGGTGGTTGAAGCTTCCGTTTGGTGTCTCTGTGGCTCCAGAGGTGTATCAGCGGAAACAGCATGAGCAGTTGATGGGACTCAGTGGCGTGGAACCCATAGCAGATTACATCCTCGTAGTGGGCTGTGGGGACAGTGATGAGGAGGCAGAATGTGACCATGACGCCAAGCTGCTGGCCCTGATGGTCAGATGCAGACAGGTCAAGCTAAGGCTAAGCATAAAAAAGCTTCAGTTTAAAGTGCCAGAGGTCCGCTTTCATGGGCACATCTTGTCCTCCACCGGATTGAAGGCGGATCCTGAAAAAGTGAAGGCTGTCTTGGAAATGTCCCACCCATCTGACGTGAAGGGAGTGCAGCGCTTCGTCGGATTCGTCACCTACCTGGCCAAATTCCTACCTACTCTCTGAAGTGTGTGAGCCAGTAAGGAGGCTCATGGACAAGGACACCATCTGGCATTGGCTCCCAAAACATGATGCAGAggtgagggaaataaaacaaCTGGTCACCCAGACACCTGTACTGCGATACTACAATGTGTCAAAACCTGTCACGATTCAGAGTGACTCAAGCCAGTATGGACTTGGCTGTTGCCTCATGCAGGAGGGCCAGCCTGTGGCATTCGCCTCTAGGGCACTCACCCCAACAGAGCAGAACTATGACCAGATAGAGAAGGAGTGCCTCAGCATTGTGTTTGCATGCCAACGCTTCCACCACTACCTGTACGGGCGCGACAATATTACCACAGAGACAGATCACAAGCCCCTTATTGCTATATTCAGCAAGCCTCTTCTGAATGCCCCAAAACGGCTGCAGAGCATGCTACTGGCCCTACAAAACTACAACCTCAAGGTTGTGTATAAGCCAGGGCCAGAGATATATGTGAGTGATACGCTCAGCAGGGCTACTGCATCAGGCACTCACACACGCTCCATGCAAGAACAACACACAGTGTGCAGCTTACAAACAGAGCaggtggatgttgaacacatcaACCAGGCTGACTACCTCAATGTTACAGACCAGCGCCTTATACAAATCAGACAGCACACAGACAGGGACGAGCAACTCCAGGCATTGAGGTCTGTGATTCTGAGGGGCTGGCCCGACTGCAGGGAAGAAACTGCTTTAGCCGTCAGAGAATATTGGCCAGTCAAAGAGGAGCTCAGTGTTCAAAACGGAGTAATATTCAAGTGTCAGAGAGTCGTTATTCCCCAGTCTCTGCACCCTGAGATGTTGGTGCGTGTGCACTCAAGTCACATAGGAGGTGAGGCCTGTTACAGACAAACACGTGACACACTGTATTGGCCAGGAATGCAGAGTGAAATCAAAGACTATGTCAGTAAATGCACAGTCTGCAATGAATATGCCATTGAGCAACAGAGCGAGGCGATGATGTCCCACGAGCTCCTGATGCACCCCTGGTAGATAGTAAGTCTAGATCTCTTCCAGCACAGTGGCAAAGACTTTCTGCTGGTAGTCGATCATTACTCAGACTTTTGGGAGATTGACCTCCTCCCCGACCTCTCAGCAGAGACAACAGTTAAAACTCTTTAAGGCTCAGTTTGCCCGCTATGGCCAGCCAGACAGGGTAATTTCAGACAATGGACCCCAATTCTCCGGAGTTGAGTTCCAAAAATTTACTGCAGGATGGGAATTTGAGCACGTCAATTCATCACCACGACACCCAAAAGCTAATGGGAAGGCGGAGTCCGCAGTAAAAATGGCAAAGAACCTCTGCAAAAAGGCTCTGCGAGAGGGCAAAGATGCCTGGAAAGCAATCCTGCAGTGTCGTAATACCCCGACAGAAGGCATGGATAGCAGCCCAGCACAGCGCCTCATGGCACCGCGCTTAAAAGCAGCTCTGCCAGTAGCCAGCACTCTCCTGGAGCCATGTGTGGTGACAGACGTGCTGGTGAAGCTACGTCACAGAAGACAGGTCTCCAAGTTCATCTATGACAAATCAGCAAAAGACTTACCTGAGCTCAGGGTGGGTGAAACGGTGCGAATGAAGACACTACCAGGGGACCGGACAGGCCTCTGGAGACTCGGATCCTGTGTACAGAAAGGGACACCACGCTCCTATTTGGTCGAAGTGAATGGATCACTGTACCGTCGTAACAGAGTTGACCTTCGGATTGCTGAGCCAGCACCTACTCAGAACCCTGATGGCCAAAGGGGTCGCATGACAAAAGACAGAACCCCAGCAAGTCACATTGGGCCTGAGGCACTGGGCGAAGAGCCAGGGGATCACAGGTCGGCCGCTCCTTCGCCCATCAATTCTCCCCTTAGACATTCAGGTGACGCATCAATGCCTCTGTCTCGTCATTTAACATTCAAACAGATACAGGATTAGTCTATAGTCTACAATAATAATGTAATTGAATGTGCTATAGTATAATTTTTTCATTGATGAAAACAATTGTAGATGGGGATGGGTAGGCTACGTCATTCAGTGAATACATACTATTTCTGGGAGTATGTTAATGTCGTATTTTCAGCTGATGAACTATGGCAATGTCGAACTAATTTCTAAATCTTTATTTTAGTCAAGATGCGATGAGACAGAGTAACCAATCAGCTTCACTGCAGATGTTCAACCCACCACCCCCACTGCCCTCCCTCCACAAGTAGCCACATCCTCTTCTCCTGTTCAACTACTTTGTCACCACACTAAAAATTACTATTCGTATACCCCTGTGCCCATTTCAGTGGAACATGATCCATCCAAGGCCTCAGCTGGATGCCTAAAATGTGAGAAatttaaacatttacattacatttacatttacatttaagtaatttagcagacgctctcattATTAAACAAGATAGTAGTGTATGTAGTTCCAAGAAAACACACGAGTGCCCCTCTGTGTCAATGTTGAAATGCCACACATGGAATATGTCAAAGGAGATAGTGATATGAGTGAGATCATATGAAAATAAAGACACCTTCGGATCTAAAATGAGTGTGGGATGCCCTCTTGTCTCATTTTTTGTCATTGCTGATGAAAATTGATGAAAGAGAGGAATGCagctaaaaaaataaatgtactttTTAAAATTCCGTTTTGTTCTGTTAAAAACAGGATGTGGGCAGTAGTACCCCAAATATGTATTTGTTTGTTTCATCGATTCCACCCCCTCCCACCAAATACTGGTAGTTATTTTAAAAACCTG contains:
- the LOC118367841 gene encoding urokinase plasminogen activator surface receptor-like gives rise to the protein MITDKCCNSTHPISFHLLQLQIKMHLIVPILVSVLLPKAYSLKCFECTPGESGACTDKQTDCLYPAQCGSSRIISYAGDRKVLDINAKSCAVSAGCLSTSVNFGIARTTIASKCCNTDLCNSQSVPEPTKGLPNGKTCFTCIGTDCMSTLSCLGDEDHCISTTVNTGGEKMSMKGCASKTICTGDVSRALGSTMSMEMKCCEGNLCNNAQSIGLSLLILVTSMVSVTLFY